TTCAGATCATATTTCCTGTCACGCAATCCATGTAATAACCCTGGTTAATAATGTAAGCTAAGGTGTTTATAACTTCTGCTTTATCTACCCAGCTAAAGAGATTTTCACTTTGTATATAAGACTATTCAAAAGCCAGAAAATGGTTAGCACCCTTTAATTGCATGTGAGACCCTCCACTGTTTTATGGTCACAGTCTGTGACTCTTTTTTGTTGTTCCAGGGTCAACCACCCAAACATCCTTCAGCTGATAGACACATTCGAGACCCGGAAAGAATATTTCATCATCCAGGAACTGTGAGtgtttcttttactgttttaatatTTATCTTTCTTGCGTAAGCATTCCTGACAATGTGTACTTTAGTGTGTATCTTAATCGTGTATGTGCCTTCATGTATCTTAACACGCACAAATCCATCAGCTAGAGGGTAGGGGTTGAGTCTAGCCTCTTATTACTATGTGCTCTGTTGCTCCCCTCAGCAACAGAGGAAGGTGTTAGATTTTATGAGATATTTGCTCTTAGTAACGCTTAACATTACTCAGTGCTCCTGAAGCACTGCTTTGCCGTAATAGGGTCTCTACAGAGATCTCGGGATCGATACGTGTCACTTGTGACTAGtgcatttttcaacatttgcaaCTTTATTTGAAAGCAATAACATTGATTGAAACTGAGTGGACAAAGTATTTCCCTTCTGTTACtgaaatacagacagacagacagcactcAAAGTGACTGCAGTCATCTGTGTATGCATCACTCTGTTTATGTGTTGGTGTCTGTTCCTAGCTCACACTTTAGCCCAGGCAATAGTCCTCCTGCTTAGAGCGATACGTGATGATTACACCCATCATTTATACACTCTCCAAAGTTAACCAAGTCTTTTAGAGTAATGGCCAATACTCTAATTTTTAATTGCTCAGGAGTGCTAGCtttaggcctatagcagcagaTTACCTTACTAATGGACAAAAAACAAGAGCACAGGGCTTTTGATAACTGTGTTACTGAAAGCTTAAAGTGAGTTATTGTGTAGCAACATATGGTTAACATTTGCACCGACTTGCATTAATTTTTATTAGTATATTTGGCTGATGTTTttacatgcgtgtgtgtttgactgcatGCAGTGCCACAGGAGGAGATGTATTCGACTGGATTCTGGACCAAGGGAattacacagagagagatgccTCCAATGTCATCAGACAAGTCCTCGAGGCTGTGGCATACTTACACTCCCTCAACATAGTTCACAGGAACCTGAAGGTACAcgttcactctctctctccctctccctacatgatggcatgtgtgtgtgtgtgtgtgtgtgtgtgtgtgtgtgtgtgtgtgtgtgtgtgtgagtgccattacaataaaaacataataaagaaaatactgGTGACTTACCTCtaaaaacacaggaagaaatataacaaaaagaTTTATAGAGTGAGTGGCCCACTTTGCCGTCACACCCCAGAAAGTAATTTCCAGTATATAGTCAGAAGAATCTCTACAGAGACATAAAAGCATTGCACTCATGCCATCTCAGTTAATGACTCAacatttgataatatttcagCAAGGAAGTAAACACTGTCTTTATGGCTTAATGCGATCTCTAGTGATACACATACGCAGACAGATCCATATCTTTAGCCTTCATTATCAACCCATTAGAATGGAATTTCAGCATATTTTGGGCTTCAGGCTCCTCCTACTGGTAGAAGATGGAATTTTCTTTCAGTCTATATGGTCTGGACTCATATATCCTGTGAACCCATGaaactgaatgaaaatgacattttcagatCAGTGTCCATAAAGGCAAGCCAAGATGCTTCCTTTAATCAAGTAGGCATGTTTCTGGTCATTCTTTTGCCTTACTTTTCAGTACCCTTCATTGTCAAGAAATGACATGATTATTTTTAAgatgtattacagtattaccgCTGTAATGATTTACCTGATGATCCATTACTTCATGCTGACAGTTTCAGAGACTTGTTATCATCTTGATTTAAACAAGCCTGACATGTAAAACCAAGATTGCGAATCAATTTGACCTCACTCCACTATTCACTACAAGATCAAACACAACTTACAAATCAACTTcatcttttaacttttaacttttatggTCCCCAAGgtgaaacacagaacacacacagacttgaacatgaaatataataaaagtcataaaaaataatataatatgttataTATGTAACATATGCTAAAATCCCCACACAgtctctaaaaaaaataaatgtctatcAGTAATAGCATAACATAGCATGTGCCATTGTTGCTGAGATTTTTACAGGTTGCAGTGGTGTTATCAGTGAATGTCTGCTGATGATCAATTCCCATATATTTGTTGCACTGAACCGGTTCAATGACCTGTCCCTTAATGACACTCTGAATAGGAGTAGAGGGCTTCATTCTGTGTGAGAATACTTATTTTGTCCCTCATTTTGTTTAGCTTGAAAACCTGATGTACTACACAgaaaacaaccacaacaaagtAGTTCTGCGAGATTTCTACCTGTCCAGGTTTGAGAACGGACCCATCACAGAGCCTTGTGGAACACCAGAATACCTGGGTAGGATACTCTCGATTTACCACTATTTGTGgttctgtttttatatatacCTTTacttctctttgtttctccatCTCTCATCCACTTATACCTGTCCCTTTATTAGCTATACCTTCTGTTGTGAAAATAGGCCTGCAGGCATACTTTACCTTTGTGAGTTCTTTACTTCCTTTTGCTTTTGAAGATAATAATCTGTCAGAAGTAAACTGTTGAAGTGAAAAATAGTCATGAAACCCAGTAAAAGACACACGAAAATGAAAGCACCTAACTctcacactcctcctcctcctcctcctcccactaCTCCTCTCTTCTCATATCCTCTCATCTCCTGTGTACTGtcttgctcctctctctctgaggTTTATGTGAGGGCAACTTGGAGTGCAGAACTGTGCTTTGGCCTGGTTCTCTCCAGTGAAAGGTCAGGACAGTTATTCATAATGCTGAGCTGAGTAATTAGACAAATAAATAAGGAAAGGGAACAGCAGCCCTGACGGGAAAggaatgagaaaaagagagagtgaaaaagcGAGCTCTTGTCTGTGCAGGGTAGAATAATGCATGTGTTGTGatagtttaaaaatgaaaacccaggcctttaatctttttttcttgtcactcttGCTCTCTCTATGTCTGCTCTTCTCTTTGCTGTCTCTCAGCTCCTGAAGTGGTGGCTCGTCACCGATATGGTCGTCCTGTGGACTGCTGGGCTGTGGGTGTCATTATGTTCATACTGTGAGTCTCCTCAGTAATTACCAAAGCTATAATTCAACAAGCAGGACAATACAAACTGAGCTGCATATAAAATGTCAGCTGAATAATTGTTTGGTTTGATTTATAAAGAAAATTTCCAGGAGTTATGTGCATGGTTTTGAAATAACTTCCCTTCCTTTGTGACTTTATGTATGTTACCCTTTTTGCAGCTTATCAGGTAACCCTCCTTTTTATGacgagacagaggaggagaacacAGATCTACATAATCGCATCATCTTCTGTCGCATTGTTGCTGGTGACTTTGAGTTTGACTCTCCATACTGGGATGATATTTCACCTGCAGGTACATAGCTCCACCACATGATGGCAATAAATACCCAGTTGAATTTTCAATGGCATGAAGCATTGTAAGAGTCGGTAGTCAGAAAAAAGTCTACTGTATGCTTGCCCATCAGTAGCCTAAATTTAAAGGTAAGATATTTAATGCCACATAGCTCAAAATTGCATGCAAATTGCATGCCTCTGTACCTGATGAAGAGCCAACCTGGGTTTGAAACATTGTTTTCTTgttaaatgaattaaagaaaaaactgtttttgaaaGGGAGCATTCTACAGTGTTGTGAGTCCTTATGAAACATATATTTCCTACTTTTTGGACTCAGCACCTGGACAAAGATGTGCACGGGTTTTACACACTGATTGCATAGCTCGAAATTACCATCTTATATCTCACCCCTTCATAACCAAATGTGTAATCATCATCATGCATGATTTATGGCAATCCAAATTGAAattctctgtttaaaaaaaaaggctgccTCTTGATATTTTTCCTAAATTCCTTATATTATCATAGATGATTCCATTTAAATTGACCTTTTGGCTTCattgtttctctctcagctAAGGAGCTTGTCTGTCGACTCATGGAGGTGGACCAGATGCTGAGAATCACTGCGCAGGATGCACTTTGGCATGAATGGTAGCTGTGAGCACATAATCACAAGAGCTCAAACATTTTGGCACAGATCTACAGGGTTTGCACTCACTTGTATGCTATCTGTCACCTGTGCCAGGATTGCGGGGAATGGTGCATCAGAGAAGAACCTAAAGGATGGTGTGTGTGCCCAGTTTGAGAAGAACTTTGCAAAGGCCAAATGGCGGGTATGaattcactctcactctctatATAGCCAAGTaagcagcagaggaaaaggaggagaaacaggatGAACTCTAGAGCCAGTAACAAAGATGACCACAGTGAAAATAACACCAGTGGTTATGACGATAATTGGTTTATTTGTAATGATGATCGCACATAATGTGCTTTTAGCTCAGCATACAACTCTGCAGAGGTATGTTTTAAATTTGCAAATGATATGGTGATGGTCATGAGGATGTCCTGCAGAAGACCAAGAAGGAGGAAGTCGAGATGGCAGTGCTGACCTGACAGCATAAGTAACAGTTATaaccctcttctctctttccccatGTGGTTCCCAGGAGTTGAAGGTATTGTAGTTCATTATGAGGGAGAGTGGAAGGACAGAGCATGGGCAGAAACTCGCCTTCAGACTGGCATGATTCAATAACAAAACATCTTTCTAATGGCTGAACATACTCTTGAATTAAAAAGAGGTGTCTATTGGTAAAACTGACTATATTAATCGACCAATCAGGAGACACTTCCAGTTAAACCTCAGTCAGCCTTAAGATGTATTGATCATGTTTGGGGTGGTGAAACTCTCCTCATAAGCTCTGATCCAGCCCACTGTCACTCTGCCTGTCCCAGAAGAGATCCATCCACTCTGCCCCACTTTTCTTCATTGGATTAGACCCAGATGTTCAAAGTGGCCCACTCTGCTCCTTTCTTACTCCTCATCTGCACTAGTCTATTAAACCAGATTGGTAAAAATTAGATAATGATCAGCAACAGAGACGAGGGTTTGCTCATTGCTTGTctagtttttatatttgtgtagataaggagagggagaaatagaAAGGATATAAGGGATATAGGCCACTGTGGACTGTTGAACTGAAGTGATTACTATAAGGCCCTCTGTCATTCCTCTTACATGAATCCTGGCTCATTGCCCCATACTGTACCTCAGTGTTACATTCAAGCCATACTTGAAGCTATACAGAAGCTGCTCAGTCAAGCCATATTGTATTCAGTGACATTTCTGTGTCCAAATGGCTTTTCACTTCCAGAGTATCAATTCCCTGGTTTAGAAACAACTTCTAAGCTCACACATTTTCCCTAACTCCTTCAGTGTTTGCAGATCAAAAGGAGTCAGATGGGTGTAAGAATGAAGGAAAAGGAGATTTACACTTATCTGTTCACTTACCTTTTCCAGTCAACAAGCAGTCAAGGAGTGGCTTGGGGAGAGTGAGTCTTGAGATTGATTTAAACCAGGGTACAATATGTCATATGGCCCTAATCTCACTTCACAAGAATCACATCTCAGCGCTTAGTATGATGATGCTCATGGTGCCTTGACAGGCTTTTTGTCCAATGCTTGTCTTCGAAGCTTATTCTTTATGCTTTGCCATAGCAAACTATagtttcaatgttttttttttcttttagggAAACAAGTCAATATGGGTGTTAATGAAAAAAGCAACATTCTGTAAATGTAATTCTCTTTACACTGCTatccttctctcctttttctttgcCTCTGCCTGTTTTGCAGAAAGCGATCCGTGTCACCACCTTCATGCAACGACTGAAGAATTCAGAGGCAATGACTGACAGTTCAGCCGAGGTTCAGGGCAGTGAAGAGGCAGGAGATGGTGAAGGAGGTGTGTCCCAGGGGACAAGTGATGAGGGAGACAAAGGGATGAGTGATGGAGGGGTGACATCAAGTAGTGTTTCTTTAGAGGTTACTGTTGAAAATACACCGGCAGGTATGGACCAGGATGAGGGGAGGAGTAAGGTTGGAGAAAAACAGGATGAGGTAAAGATGAGCATAGGCCCATCTGTAGGAACTTCCCCATCAGATATTCAGGAGCCTCTCTGTGAGCAAAGCCAATCAAATGCAGCCCCCAAACTCGCACAGGAGCAGCCTGATAAGGTTGGTGCAAAGAAAGCAACAGGTGATGGAACCAGGAAAATGGCTGCCAATTTGGGTCAAAATAAAGTTGTCCCAGAATCCAAACCAACCCCTGTGGTGACGCCTGACCCATCCAAGCTGTCAGACGGTTCTTTAGGTactaactttgacaaaaaacacacatccacCTCCCCTGATCCCAGCAGCAAACGTAAGATGGCTGCAACGCTCCATGGCCCTCCACCCACTGGCTCTGCTGCTTCAAAAGCCTCACCAGAGAAGAGGCCAGCCACGCAGAGGGAGCAGAAGGATGAGACTGACGGAAGCTGGTGTCAGACACAAGTACCTGAGGCTGTGGCAGAGAGATCAGTGCCAGCATCAGTCACTCCAGCAATGGGGCCTGGAGCTGGGGTGGATGTAGGACTAGGAGTTAGGCTAAGGGGTGATGCTAGCCCTGTGGGTAGAAGGGATAGGGATGCCAGGAGAACCGACAGATACAGTGATGAGTTTAGCATAGCAAGGGCAGGTGCTGCGACAGCACAGGGTTGTTATGCAGTAGGCAGCTCTGCTAGTTTGGGCCGTCATGCCACACCATACAACCCAGAAGTTGGGACTGTAGGGATGGGGATGGCAGGGAGCTATGGGAGTCCATACAGTTCCCTGTATACAACTGGAGGAGGGATAGGGATGTATGGGACTGGTCTACAGCATGGAGGAGGCGGGAGCAGCACTACAAGCGACTGGCAAATGGACAGTGTGATTGAGCAGATAGAAAAGCAAATGGCTGCTGTGCTGGAGAAGATTGAGGGAGACATGCCCTCGCTGCTAGAGCAAATCAGCGACTGCCCCGCAGAACCACCACGTGCCCGGAGCACACACGCCTCACCTGCCACCTCCCGTGCACGCTCCTCACAACACTCCTCAACTCCAACTTCGGCcactcctccacctcttccaACCTCTCCCAGGCCTGCGCTGCCATCTCTCCCTCGCCTTACTATCCCTCCTCCCTCTTATCCCCCACCATCCCCACCGTCACAATCCTCACCCCTGGCTGCAGGAGAGCAGGAAGACAAGGATGGACAGAGAGATGCTGCTCGTTCCAGCCAGTCCCCCAGATCTGGGATGGGTAGGGGGCTATGAAGAAGGTGTACATGATATAATACACAACACCTGGAACATTGGATTTATAGTTTGAACTTGAGGGTTTAATGACTCTCTCTCACCCAGAAGTATCATTCACTTGCTTCCGAGAAGAAAAGTAACCATGCAGTGTTGTTTGGTTTGGCTGTGTGTTCATATTGAGAATACTGGTAAAGAGAAATCTCCCAATGGCAATGACTGAAGTGTATGGGGAGTGGTGTACTGTATCTCTCTGTATGACAGCTGCAAAGAGAAAGCTCTCAAAAGTTTGTTTGCATCTCAAATCCAGATTATGTGCATGAATGCTCACCACACAACCTCCTCATACTGGAATCCAAGCACTCAGCACAGTTTGCAAATTATGAATCTACACAAGAACAGCGTGGTAAAATTCTCAGCTATTAGTGAGAGCTGAGGAAGTGTTATGATTTGAATTATTCCctacaaactgtaaatatatacaaagaACTGGATTCCTAATTATTGCTCTACTCCCATGTTGTAAACTTCCTTGTATCCtaactgacatttattttttcaaatcagCTCatcttatttcattattttcattcctttttatttatgtagctaTTCGTTTTATAGTGAGCCTGCAAAATCATGAGCTTGCAGTCACACAGTTGTACAAAAATATGTTAAACTGAACTGGTCAAGCCTTTCCATTAGCTGCTGGAGattgagatttgttttattatatagtGTATTTCAACTTGAACTGTCACTCAGTCTTGCTCCACACCTGTTGGAGAGCTGGGGGAAATCTTTAAATGCAAGACATTGTATAAAGGCTTtgtaataacacacatacacaaccacaaacacacacacactcttcttttTTCAAAGTTCTCCAAAAGTTTTGCCCagaaagtttgttttaatttttctcCAGTGTTGTCGACACATTCATTTAGTACTGTTAATTGGACGGTGCTGTCTATATTTGCTCCTTTTTATCATGTAGAAAAGTCTTtctgaatttaattattttggatCTATGTAATACCAGGTTCTGTGCTTTTCTCCTGAACAAGTCTAGACATCCACTATTCAGTCCCTATGTACACTGTGCTCTGTTTGCAAGTCtttcaataaaagtaaaaaatcaaACTAGATCTTGAGTTGTTTCATTGGTTAAACGTTGTTAAACCTGAGATGGTAACACtctgaaaactgttttagataTAAATGGAATTACAACTATTCTTTTTTAGTGCTAGTGCGGAAAGAACCGTTATCCAACGATTTCTCAGCAGTACTGTATTATCACGCCGTGCCTACAAGTCCCATCTGGCCCTGCGTGAACTTCGGATTAGTCTATACTTTTGAAGGCACGggtgtgaaaaaaatattcgTGGTTCTAAAGAGTTAAGATACGATTAAACCATGTAATATTATAGAATTCAATACACTTGACCTTATATTTGATGTGGTTGAACATTAAAGACGAATAATAAAATCTGCTTATTATAAACCAATCAGATTCACTTTTCTGTGAACCCTCTGGACCGGAATGATGGTTGTGCCTGTAACGTGCACATGTTGCTACTTTGCTTTGCTTTCAACTGAAATAGAGTGAGGGGAAACGGTTCGGGAACAGCAGGTCAGGCAACCGTCCAGCGGAAAAACTCACACAGAGCCCGCCACCCTGACACACTTTTCAGTTTGCATTCAGCGGCAGTGTTGAATTATCACGTTGTTTGTTAGGTTTCTTGCTTAAATACAAGCTGATTTTAATACTACAGATCAGGCCGAGTAATATCGGATGTGGTAAGTCCTACACACTTCTGTACCATCTCGTCTTGGTAGTGTTAGCCCCAGCTagttggctaacgttagctagttagctaacataGAGACACAAGTAGGATAAAGTCGTTGGGTGGCTAGATAGCTTGAAAGCTATGTGCACACAAGCTAACAACTACGCAGTCGTTTGGTCTGCGATATATGTAGTCGTTATCATTAGTTGCTGTCTGTTATCGGAACCATTTCAGATGTCCGCCTCGGCTAACCGTAGCTAACAAGCCACTGTCACATAACTTAACTGTTAACGTTAAATTGgcatttgcacattttatgtGTACGAGAATGCTGTGTTAATTTAATGTTATGTAGCTTGAAAGCTAGTTGGCTACAAACATTAGATGGACGCAATGTTGAGAGGCAGACACTAGCTAACTTGCATCACGCAACGTCTGCTAGAACCTACTGGCAATATTTAACCTCGATAGATGTATTTTGGTTAACGTTACGAGAGCACGACAATCGATGTTACCACAGTAACGTTATATTGGCTAGTGTCTCCTAGGTTGCCAAGTTAGGAAGCCTGTCATCGTGACATGAATGATATTCAAACATTTCAGCTCCGATAGAATGGAGGAAAATAGTGTTTTTGTCATTTCGCAGCTAGAAGATGAGAATGGGGATCCCCTCGACATGTGTACCCGAGAATATGCGGCCCACTCTTTTCCTGGGCCTTTGTCATTTGCCAGGCACCCCCTCCCCCAATACTCCTCCTTTGCAAGGAATGCTCACCCCTAACCTCAATGTGACTGAGGGCCCAGACACTCAGCATCACTATAGCTAGCAAGTAGCCTACTTAATGTTGTACATTTCTCAGTTATCATAGCAGCACCATCAGACTTGACTAGTGATGTGTTTTGCTGAACTCAGGAAAAGTATGTCTTCAAGCCACAATACACCAGTTGGCGTTGCAGTGAGAATATACAATTCGGTTATAGTCTTAAGATGTGTTATTTCCTTTGATCATGCATAGTGGCATGTCTGGTGTAAGTTTTGTTCGCAGTCTAGTTCCACAACGAGACAACTTCCCGCTAACCTGTGACTGAAACAAAGATGCTGCTGTTGGTGGATTTCATCCAGCACCGGTAGACGGGTTTTTACTTTGAAAAGATCACAAAATTGTTCGCACTGGGATCTTTACTTTCTTGCACTTGTAGCAGCCATGCTCTGTGCGTGATTTTTAGAAGAAATGCAAGACGGATTGGATTGCTGGAGGTCCTGCAGTTCATTGTACGGTAATAT
This sequence is a window from Siniperca chuatsi isolate FFG_IHB_CAS linkage group LG10, ASM2008510v1, whole genome shotgun sequence. Protein-coding genes within it:
- the camkvl gene encoding caM kinase-like vesicle-associated, like isoform X2, whose translation is MPFGCLALRDGRTYDSISDVTDKYEIGQVLRAKEFCELCLAKDRQTDKVFVCKKFLKKDGRKVRKAAKNEIMILKLVNHPNILQLIDTFETRKEYFIIQELATGGDVFDWILDQGNYTERDASNVIRQVLEAVAYLHSLNIVHRNLKLENLMYYTENNHNKVVLRDFYLSRFENGPITEPCGTPEYLAPEVVARHRYGRPVDCWAVGVIMFILLSGNPPFYDETEEENTDLHNRIIFCRIVAGDFEFDSPYWDDISPAAKELVCRLMEVDQMLRITAQDALWHEWIAGNGASEKNLKDGVCAQFEKNFAKAKWRKAIRVTTFMQRLKNSEAMTDSSAEVQGSEEAGDGEGGVSQGTSDEGDKGMSDGGVTSSSVSLEVTVENTPAGMDQDEGRSKVGEKQDEVKMSIGPSVGTSPSDIQEPLCEQSQSNAAPKLAQEQPDKVGAKKATGDGTRKMAANLGQNKVVPESKPTPVVTPDPSKLSDGSLGTNFDKKHTSTSPDPSSKRKMAATLHGPPPTGSAASKASPEKRPATQREQKDETDGSWCQTQVPEAVAERSVPASVTPAMGPGAGVDVGLGVRLRGDASPVGRRDRDARRTDRYSDEFSIARAGAATAQGCYAVGSSASLGRHATPYNPEVGTVGMGMAGSYGSPYSSLYTTGGGIGMYGTGLQHGGGGSSTTSDWQMDSVIEQIEKQMAAVLEKIEGDMPSLLEQISDCPAEPPRARSTHASPATSRARSSQHSSTPTSATPPPLPTSPRPALPSLPRLTIPPPSYPPPSPPSQSSPLAAGEQEDKDGQRDAARSSQSPRSGMGRGL
- the camkvl gene encoding caM kinase-like vesicle-associated, like isoform X1, which gives rise to MPFGCLALRDGRTYDSISDVTDKYEIGQVLRAKEFCELCLAKDRQTDKVFVCKKFLKKDGRKVRKAAKNEIMILKLVNHPNILQLIDTFETRKEYFIIQELATGGDVFDWILDQGNYTERDASNVIRQVLEAVAYLHSLNIVHRNLKLENLMYYTENNHNKVVLRDFYLSRFENGPITEPCGTPEYLAPEVVARHRYGRPVDCWAVGVIMFILLSGNPPFYDETEEENTDLHNRIIFCRIVAGDFEFDSPYWDDISPAAKELVCRLMEVDQMLRITAQDALWHEWIAGNGASEKNLKDGVCAQFEKNFAKAKWRELKKAIRVTTFMQRLKNSEAMTDSSAEVQGSEEAGDGEGGVSQGTSDEGDKGMSDGGVTSSSVSLEVTVENTPAGMDQDEGRSKVGEKQDEVKMSIGPSVGTSPSDIQEPLCEQSQSNAAPKLAQEQPDKVGAKKATGDGTRKMAANLGQNKVVPESKPTPVVTPDPSKLSDGSLGTNFDKKHTSTSPDPSSKRKMAATLHGPPPTGSAASKASPEKRPATQREQKDETDGSWCQTQVPEAVAERSVPASVTPAMGPGAGVDVGLGVRLRGDASPVGRRDRDARRTDRYSDEFSIARAGAATAQGCYAVGSSASLGRHATPYNPEVGTVGMGMAGSYGSPYSSLYTTGGGIGMYGTGLQHGGGGSSTTSDWQMDSVIEQIEKQMAAVLEKIEGDMPSLLEQISDCPAEPPRARSTHASPATSRARSSQHSSTPTSATPPPLPTSPRPALPSLPRLTIPPPSYPPPSPPSQSSPLAAGEQEDKDGQRDAARSSQSPRSGMGRGL